One Paroedura picta isolate Pp20150507F chromosome 3, Ppicta_v3.0, whole genome shotgun sequence genomic window carries:
- the SLC26A2 gene encoding sulfate transporter produces the protein MAAEAEINHVHSTFELAEINDDKPKCRPRISLEPVQRHTNVKAYLMKKVRKACSCTPARAKDQITSFLPVLEWLPKYNLKANILGDLMSGLIVGILLVPQSIAYSLLAGQEPIYGLYTAFFASIIYFLFGTSRHISVGIFGILCLMIGEVVDRELHRAGFEMEPSVPSSYHSDMSVYVDNSTLGLMNQTSQVLCDRSCYAITVGATVTFVAGIYQVAMGFFQVGFVSVYLSDSLLSGFVTGASFTVLTSQAKYLLGLDIPRSNGIGSLITTWINIFRNIHKTNLCDLCTSCLCLLVLIPTKEVNERFKTKLKAPLPTELVVVVVATLASHFGKLQEKYGSSVAGHIPTGFLPPQPPDWAMIPSVAVDALAIAIIGFATTVSLSEMFAKKHGYTVKANQEMYAIGFCNIIPSFFHSFTASAALAKTLVKESTGCKTQVSGVVSALVILLVLLVIAPLFYSLQKCVLGVITIVNLRGALRKFSDLPKMWRLSKVDTVIWVVTMLSSALISTELGLLIGVSFSLLCVIVRTQKPEGQLLGCVPESEIYEPLLAYRDLQTMPSIRIFRFEAPLYYANKETFKSMLYKLTGANPLLVLAAKRKAEKQKFREEKANSNGNQATISVQLVTQPLEFHTIVIDCCAVQFLDTAGILTLKEVQKDYGEIGIRVLLAQCSPSVRDSLNRGKYVKKGEKNLLFHTVHQAVEYALSAYEQNGCYDSEA, from the exons ATGGCGGCAGAAGCAGAAATCAACCATGTCCACTCCACATTTGAGTTGGCAGAGATAAATGATGACAAACCCAAGTGTCGTCCCAGAATCTCCCTGGAACCCGTACAAAGACACACCAATGTCAAGGCATATTTGATGAAGAAAGTGAGGAAAGCCTGCAGCTGCACTCCAGCTAGAGCCAAAGACCAGATCACCAGTTTCCTCCCTGTGCTAGAATGGCTCCCCAAGTACAATCTGAAAGCGAATATCTTGGGCGATCTTATGTCTGGTCTAATTGTGGGGATCTTGCTGGTTCCACAGTCCATTGCTTATTCCCTACTGGCCGGCCAGGAACCTATCTATGGTCTGTACACAGCCTTTTTTGCAAGCATCATTTATTTCCTGTTTGGAACATCCCGTCACATATCTGTCGGCATTTTTGGTATACTCTGCCTGATGATAGGAGAAGTGGTAGATCGTGAACTGCACAGAGCTGGATTTGAAATGGAGCCCAGTGTTCCTAGCAGTTATCATTCTGATATGAGTGTTTATGTAGATAACAGCACCCTGGGGCTTATGAACCAGACATCACAAGTACTATGTGATAGAAGCTGCTATGCCATTACCGTTGGTGCCACTGTGACTTTCGTTGCTGGAATTTATCAG GTTGCCATGGGCTTCTTCCAGGTGGGCTTTGTTTCTGTTTACCTCTCGGATTCCTTGCTCAGTGGATTTGTTACAGGAGCTTCCTTCACAGTCCTCACTTCCCAAGCCAAATATCTCTTGGGCCTAGACATTCCTCGGAGCAATGGCATTGGCTCTCTGATAACCACTTGGATAAACATATTCAGAAACATCCACAAGACCAACCTCTGTGATCTCTGCACTAGCTGCTTATGCCTCCTTGTTCTCATTCCAACAAAAGAGGTGAACGAGCGGTTCAAAACCAAACTCAAGGCACCCTTGCCTACTGAGCTGGTGGTGGTTGTGGTAGCTACACTAGCCTCTCACTTTGGCAAACTGCAAGAGAAGTATGGTTCCAGTGTAGCTGGGCACATTCCAACTGGCTTTTTGCCACCACAGCCACCAGACTGGGCAATGATTCCCAGTGTGGCTGTGGATGCATTGGCCATAGCCATTATTGGCTTTGCCACTACTGTATCTCTCTCCGAGATGTTTGCCAAGAAGCATGGCTACACTGTTAAAGCCAACCAGGAAATGTATGCCATCGGTTTCTGCAACATAATTCCCTCTTTTTTCCATTCTTTCACAGCCAGTGCTGCTCTTGCCAAGACGCTTGTCAAAGAGTCAACAGGCTGTAAGACTCAGGTCTCTGGGGTGGTGTCTGCCTTAGTCATCCTGCTGGTCCTTCTTGTGATAGCTCCCCTGTTCTACTCCCTCCAGAAGTGTGTCCTAGGTGTTATAACCATTGTCAATCTCAGAGGAGCCTTGCGGAAATTCAGTGACCTGCCCAAAATGTGGCGGTTAAGCAAAGTAGACACCGTGATTTGGGTAGTCACTATGTTGTCTTCAGCTCTGATAAGTACTGAACTTGGGCTTCTGATTGGGGTCAGCTTCTCTTTGCTGTGTGTCATTGTGCGGACCCAGAAACCAGAAGGACAACTATTGGGCTGTGTGCCGGAATCTGAAATATACGAACCCCTTCTTGCATACAGGGATCTTCAGACAATGCCAAGCATCAGAATTTTTCGTTTTGAAGCACCTCTCTACTATGCTAATAAAGAAACCTTCAAATCCATGCTATACAAGCTGACTGGAGCCAACCCTTTGTTGGTGTTGGCAGCaaagagaaaggcagaaaagcaaaAGTTTCGTGAGGAAAAGGCCAATTCTAATGGAAACCAGGCAACGATCTCAGTGCAGCTTGTCACTCAGCCACTGGAGTTCCATACTATCGTGATCGACTGCTGTGCAGTGCAGTTCTTGGATACAGCTGGGATCCTCACACTCAAAGAGGTTCAGAAAGATTATGGGGAAATAGGCATCCGGGTGCTGCTGGCTCAGTGCAGTCCTTCTGTAAGGGATTCTCTAAACCGAGGGAAGTATgttaaaaagggagagaaaaatctccTCTTTCACACTGTGCACCAAGCTGTGGAATATGCATTGTCTGCCTATGAACAAAATGGGTGTTATGACTCTGAAGCGTAG